The Bacteroidota bacterium DNA segment AGCATATATTTTTATCTTCAACTGGATTTTCAGGATCTACTGGTCATTTATGGGTAACAAATGGGAAGGATGGAGAAATTTTGTGCCTTATAACTGGAAATTTATCAAGGAAATAGGAAAGGTACTTAAGTACGATATTTTCCTTCACCGCACTAAAGAGCATATAGGTATTGGTCACAATGCACTTGCAGGAGCCTCATATTTTGGGTTATTCCTATTATCAATCGCTATCACCTTAACGGGTCTAGCTCTCTATGCTCCTATGAGCACCTACGAATTTTTGGCGGTATTTACCGTTGTAACCGACATGTTTGGAGACGAGATGACAGTACGATTCATACATCATATTTTGATGTGGCTCTTTGTCATTTTCACTGTAATACACGTATATCTGGTTCTGTTCCACGACTATGTGGAAGGACGGGGCGAAACTTCATCGATGGTTGGAGGATTCAAATACATCGAAGAAGATTGTCTGGAGGAAATGGAGTGTGAGCATGAGGAATAAAATAACTGTATAAGTAACCCTATATAGTAAATCAAGTTTATCTAAAACCCAATTAATTATAAATATTTAATATGAAAACAAAAAACACAATTATCAGAAGTTTAACCCTACTTGTCTTTATTATTTTCACTCTCAACAGCTGTGGAACAAAAGCACCCGTGGCAACAGATGTAAGTGCCGAAATTATTGAGGCAAATAAAGGTTTCTTAGAAGCATTCAATACCGGGAATGCAAAAGCTGTGGCC contains these protein-coding regions:
- the cybH gene encoding Ni/Fe-hydrogenase, b-type cytochrome subunit — encoded protein: MVRTQMKQQHSKMRRVYVFSAPTRTFHWLNVFVLALLIPTGLIIGNPPALLIGTDASANYWFGWVRLIHFSAAYIFIFNWIFRIYWSFMGNKWEGWRNFVPYNWKFIKEIGKVLKYDIFLHRTKEHIGIGHNALAGASYFGLFLLSIAITLTGLALYAPMSTYEFLAVFTVVTDMFGDEMTVRFIHHILMWLFVIFTVIHVYLVLFHDYVEGRGETSSMVGGFKYIEEDCLEEMECEHEE